ATGATGATGATGTGTTTTTCATCGTTTCTTGCCTATGTATGAATGTGACATTCTGAGaataaatagtaatttaattttgttttatttgggtctttttattttaattgcaGAAATAAAGCAGCCATTGTTAAAGTTGGCTCTGTTCACAAGATGCTTAAGCTTATTGAATCATCAGATGGTACTGATTCTGCTGTTTCTGAAGCGATTGTTGCAAATTTCCTTGGATTGAGTGCTTTGGATTCGAACAAACCGATAATTGGTTCTTCTGCTGCAATGCCCTTTTTAGTTAGAACCCTTAAGAGTTTAGATAAGAAAAGTAGTACTCAAGCTAAGCAAGATGCTCTTAGAGCACTTTACAATCTTTCAATCTTCCCAGCcaatatttcattcattttgGAAACCGATTTGGTCCCGTTTCTGATAAATTCGATTGGAGACATGGAAGTAACTGAAAGAAACCTTTTGATCCTGAGTAACTTGGTATCAACTAGAGCGGGTCGAAAAGCCATAAGTGCTGTACCTGATGCCTTTCCTATTTTGGTCGATGTATTGAATTGGAATGATTCGCCTGAATGCCAGGAAAAGGTTTCGTATGTTTTGATGGTTATGTCTCACAAATCGTATGGTGATAAACAGGCCATGATTGAGGCAGGGATTGTGTCATCACTTCTCGAGTTGTCGCTTATTGGTACTACTTTGTCTCAGAAACGAGCGTCAAGGCTATTGGAGAGTTTGAGAATAGATAAAGGGAAACAGGTTTCGGGGAACTATGGTGGAAATTTAGGTGCAACAGTCTCTGCCCCAATTTGCGGATCTTCATCGTCATGTGCAAAACCAGATGGAGATGGAGTAGGAAAAGAGTGTTTGGAAGAGGAGGAAGATATGATGAGTGAGGAGAAGAAAGCAGTAAAGCAATTAGTCCAGTTGAGTTTGCAAAACAACATGAGGAAAATTGTGAAGAGGGCCAACTTGCCTCAAGATATCGTTCCATCGGATCATTTTAAGTCACTCACTTCAAGCTCAACTTCAAAGAGCTTACCATTCTGAATAAATTTTAGATGTGCAGCGAGTCTAGGTTGATAATAATGAACCATAATGTTAGTCtttatatcataattttattgaGCTTTTAAGCTTGTATGTAGTAGTTGACTTGTTTTCTAGCATTGTTAAATTATACATTGCTTGTCAAAATCTTGATAGATAgttgtaaaatatatttctacTTTAGGTTTCTTGATAAGGTTGCATCCTTTTATTTGTTTCTTGTGTTTTTTCAGTGTGTTCTTAATAGCTGATTTTGTTTCTCTGCCATTAGTAAGCTCACTCTTTCTAAAAGGAAAATGAGAACAACCTTCCATGCTATAGAAATGTACAATTCCAAAGGAGTTGTGTTTTTGTGTGTACAAACTTTATGTAAGGATGGCTTGCTTCCAAGGGCATGACATGCAAAATTGGATAATCTTAGGGATGCTAAGGTCAAACTATCGTTATGAAAATGTCCCTACATTCATGGAGTCACTTTCAAACTACAGTACAGTGTTGTCGCCTTGTTGGGTCCTACACCATCTTTTATTATGTTTAATAATCTATTTGGATCTATTGTGGAAAAGAGTTGTCGGTCGTTTTCATCTTTTTTACACAAACAACAGATACTGTTCACTGCAATTTCCTAGCATTTGAGATTCTTTCCCCTGTTGGTTTGTCAATTTCATGTGTATTGTTTTCAGGATTCTTTGAGTGAGTTGATTAAAGTTTGTTATGAATTTGCAGTAAGATTTATTAATGTACTTACCTGTTATAATCTCTTCATTTTTGTTCTAGTTAAAATGAATTCATTAATTGCCCTATTGTGTTTATTTAATGTCGCATGCATTAGTTTAACtgaattgtttttaattttaactagtCACAGATCCAAATGGAATATAGAAGGATTAAAACTTAGATTGAAGATGGAGAGCTTAGCTGTTATTTGCAAATAAGAGCATTTTGTCCCCACTATGCAAATATTGCATGATGTCCATTGTGGGGGtactattatttttgtaatgttATCTTCTTCTGGCGATTGCTTTAATTATGTTGACTTTAAGTGTAAATATTATAATGTTAATGCagttttggttttaaaaatctatTAATTAGGCCACTCTCCCATCATGTGCTAATTAAGGATCCATTTttcgtttattttatttatttcgcTGGAGACCAAGATTCCACAAGCAAACACAAGAAGTTCAAATCGCTTCAGTGTTTTTCATGCTTTGGACGGCAAGAAGTTGAGAATTTGTAGGCCAGACAATGATACATGAATAATTCATACACATCCTTTTTTGAACTTGTTTTTATTTCAACATATCATGATTACAATACCCATTGGTGTTTTAAATCTAAATTATCTtcgatgatgataataataataataataataataataataataataataataataataataataataataataatcctaataataataataataataataataataataatcctaataataataataataataataataaagtttaaatatgttgTAAGtacttttaaagtttaaaaattgtatttattctctataaaaaaaaacttctacGACTTTTGGTCCTCAGAATATGTGAACACTTTTAGTTTCTggtattaaattataatattgataattagttaataaaagaGGAAACCTATTCAAGAAGAAGAATGTCATTTAAGAAGCTCCAAATATACCATTGCATTTGCATGTATTGTATTATATGAAAAATCAAAGACATTCAACTAACTAGTTCAAAATTAATTAccatttacaaatttaatttttcttctgAGCTACTAATATATGATGACAAGTTTTGTATATTAATAACATAGTAGTGAATGTCAAAAAGTGGTGAGTAGTACAATATTAGTTAGATATGATATAAAGAAGGGGTGGTTAATTTAGAAGAGCAAAAGCACATTTCCATAACATATCATTCATGGTCACTTGCATATGGATATCTTTGCTTGCCTATTTTATTGCTAAGTCACTTCAGCAAGCCAAAATAGGAGGGGTTTTTTTGGGGGCAAAAACAACTAGTTGGGTACTTATCATTTATAGATCTTTCAGGTAGTGTATATACAAACCTGGTAAGTAGGGTAACCAAAACTTGTGgctttaatttttctatttaatgTTATAGTTTATTAGCTACAAGCGTCAGGACTATATATTACTCAATATGTTATTTGATACCTAAcacatttaactattttatacaaattaaaaaaaattataaataaaaaaatataattattttacttgattGTCCTTATTAATCATTGGAGTATTTTAGTATTTCTATTATCTTAAatgtaaagtaaaaaataatataatttatgagTGACTTAATGTTAATTAAAGtgtataattcaaaaaataataattaattatattgaaaattaaaagttacaattttttgaaacaattttattttattaatatgtcTGTTATTATGATAcgaaagaatattataaaattcatttaaagaTTTAAAGGTGGTCTAAAGAACATAAATATACTAAAACTACAAAcacattataaaatattgagATTACAAGTACAATTCTTAAATTTGGCAAATTTGATTAatctttaatttcaaattaagattttgttATCTAATTACTAAATGTTCAATGTGAATGAAATTTAGTTGAATATCTATTCACAAATTCTTAAAATTTCATGAGATgtcactattttaaaatatttacatattggtatcaataatattaaatgtaattttCATCAACAAATCTAAATGACGtcattttttgaataaaaattgtCATGTGTTGTATAAGTAATCACTTATAAAGTATGTATtaacaaaatcaattctaaaactaaattaaaactaaatttgTAAAATCTAATTATTAGGCTACtgtcaaataattatatgtgggaatttaatttatgtatcCAACAATGGCACTGGTTGGATATAAAAAATTGACACTAACACTATAACCATATCAAAATTAGTATGCAATGGACCACAAACACCTTTGATCTATTTGCTTTAAAAACCTGTCCCAATTATAGACACATATTGTCTACGGTTTTGAAATAACTGAATTGCATGTAGTTCATAAAGTATAAcaccataaaaaataaaatgattttagaggttcatatataaaaatgatattatatatatatatatatatatatatatatatatatttgcgcGGTAAAAAACCACCgtaacaataattaatatttgtatatcaaaatacaatttttaagttttgtaGCTTATATAATCTTGCaatgaaaatgatataaaactaCTACTATTATTCCATAATTTCTTATAAATGTGGTATGGACCAATTTTTTGGCCACTTTCCCTAACTTTCTCAGACTTCAAGGCAAAATGTGATTATGTGAGTACTCCATGTTATTGGAGCTTTTATAGTTGCACTGATTACTCGTTTTGTTTCTCTTTTTGTAAAGTGGAAATTCATTAAATGCACATGATTGTGCTTTACACATACAGATATTGTTGAAATAGACaaacatgatcaaaaagaagctaccacaaaataatttataccagtaatttttattatttattggttttttttttagtaatattactagtttaatttaatctattttattactatttcatttattttaaatgatcaatcatttttcttctgtaattttaatttaattatattataagttGTATTTTGTATTAAACTTACTATTATATCgtgtttttataatattaatgatgatatatttttttactatcataattaatttagatatataaaaattaattcaaattaaataatttgaatcAACCGAAattacatataattttatatttggatcaaattaatttttacctCAAAACTAATTGGTCATACTGCACCAAAAAACCTACCTAAAAGTATAGTTATGACTAAGAAATACTTTTAAAacattttactaattttttttacataatattaaatttttcttcatttaaaattttcaaaaccttTAACTTTGAAGGGAGTAAAAATCAATGTAATTTTCAGTATCTTACAGTAGACTGGGCAATTAAATTTTGCTTGTCGactgaaaaatctgcaaagccAAAAGAAAGGGAAcacctttaataaaaataaaaaataaaagtgttaTAGATGATGATTACATCCACCACATTTCAttcataatcattttttaacCCTGCATCATACGTGTGGCATAACTTTGTTTCAATTTGTTAATTCATAGAGAGTGTCCCTCGTGCTATATATgtaattacacaaacacaataaACATCACTATCCAagaatgtttgaaaaaaatattgttagatATCACTTCCATGCACATCAATTCAAACCTATATGACAGCCattgtttgatatatatatagccACAATTGCAACATATGATTGTTATACACTCATTTCCCCTAAAAATAAGGCGTGcacatgtaaaaaaatatactaatttattaaattatttattttaattattgattaaaaaaattataataatataagtataataatattttgaaaattatatatataataattattaaaaagtaatataaaaaaaattaattgaaattacattaaaaataataaataacatttattttaagacaatatattttattctaaaatgacaattataaaaaagaaaaaaatatttaattaatgtctCGTTTTCTTATATATGTCTTTAATTTACATGTGTACATATATGATACCACTATTGACAACTATTTCACTCAACGATGACTCTCATTTATTGCAATTTGAATCTCAATAGATTACaactatatttttgttgttgaggaAACTACAAccctattattattaatagatagatagacatTCCTTAATTATAGATAACCTACATGGTGCAACTAAATTGAAGTTGTCGAACTCTTTTTTATGGCTCTATATACCATGCATGCCACATCAAATTCAATAACTTTACCAAACACTCTAATGATACATCTCTTATTAGATCTTAAAATAAATTCCACAAGTTACccaattaattacttacttctttttttctctctcatatacactttatataaaaacatgctttaattaatatcataagCCCATCTATAATCGATTCTTGCATGTGTATAGATCCATATATAGATGCATCATGCAACGATTGAAAacattagatttaaaaaaaaaatctataactttaattatttttacaactGTTGTAAAAATCCGAATCTTTGCTATAAAGAATCTAAATCGCAAACTCTCATTTGTTCTCATTGAAATGAGTAGTTGAAGTCAAACATATCGGTGCCTATCTTGGTATATAAGTAAATACAACATTTAGTTGTTAGAATAAGCATAAAATGAAGTCttgttttgaaagtttttgaaGTTAACCGTGGATGGAGTGGTGGAATTAGATATGTATATATGCTAAAATGACACCGACAAAGGTACACAAACATTAAAATAACCAAAAGTTCGGTGTTTGCAATAACTATATCCGACACATTTCCTTTCTATACCCAACATTTGACCAATTGAAAACGTtagattttagttttttatgaaTAATCAATATTGGGATTTTTGTGTGTAAGGAAAtcatcaaatattttctttaatcttAAATAGAtgtaactaaaaataaaaataaaattattaatttattaaagataaaaaatcttttacggtctcttaatttaatttcagacaaattattttttttaattgatcatttatgttttaaaaatattaaaaatattattattttttactgaaactcataaaattcatattaccatcaaacaaaactcataaaatttatatattcattaaattcataattcagatattcaaataaatttatttgtttatctccaacaacatcaaatctatcaaataaaaaattcacactTTAAGATTTAATTATCAAATCACCAACACAATATAAGAGACCGcatgaaatattttatctttattaaaatataaataaatgataactattttttaattatatatatttaactttatatgattaattacttcttttttagtaaaatataattatttactttgtaaatgttaattaatttagatttatcCCCATCACTCAACAAGTTCCAgtagataatttaaaaaatataattatttttttattacttaaaaaataatgaaactaATTTGTGTAtgtgtttaaatatatatatatatatatatatatatatatatatatatatatatattatgtgtgTGTCTGAGAGAGAGATTATGGATATAcgcacaaaataaatattaattaactttGTGTATATagtcatttaataaataaagaaattgtTGTCTTTTAATCTTATTTCCGTCTCACCCACCACAAGCCTCATCATCAGTCGACTCAACCAGAGTTTCATTCGGTTGCTTCATTTACTCTGATCAACTAACTCTAGCGTAATCACCACTTCAATCACTCAACAAAAACTTCGTATGCTAGTCCATTTCACAGCCTCAATGAACCCTATCGCAATCATCACTCAACATGAGCTTTATTGGCAAGTCCCTTTCACATCGTCAATGAATCCTAGTGCAAGCACCTCTTCAATCACCTTCATCCATCGTCAACCGTCTCAAGTGCATTCTATTTTCCTtctatttctttgttttgtttgtgtGATTTTTATCAATGGTGTGAGAATTAAATGTAGTTCATTCTTAGGGGTTTCGTAGGAAGATGTATGCTAAGGAAAATAAAGTTATGAagatttttatcttatttacttggctatttgtttgttttttctctctctattttGTTAGTATAGAGGCGCATCTAAGAGgtggggtgaattaggtgtatataatttttttggtttttagatGCTTAGtggattaattttctttttcggattattatatgaaaaaatgTAAATGGCAAAAAAATAAGGAACACAACAATTTATTTTGGTTTCCCTTACAACCAAATGTACATTCAGTcatcttgcacaccacaagagattttttagtatttattataataagtacaagtctaactctaagatttCACTTACAAACTTATAACAATCACCCTAAAATAGTACACCACTATCTTATATTACaatacttgaagaaagtacacaattttcctcaatttacacaataacttgAACGATTTACAATAATGACTTCGACTGAAATCAAGAGTGTATAACAATTGAGTACAATGATAAtaatctaatataatttcaagtacaatatACAAAATTTCTCAATGATAGGACAATGTAAattctgtacttgaaatatgaaactaagactttgaataaatcaaaatattttagaaagtttgttcaaagttgttatAAGATTGATGAAATGATTTGGAAATGATTGATTTGTTAAATCTGAAGCTATGAAGTATTTACACtccttagacatcacttcagatcagtggCAATCATTcttagaggtttgatgaacatatgcaatgatccaaGTTAAATCTGAactaaaaaattgcattgtttcacAATTATATTCAGCTCCAACAAGAGTGTAGTCCAATACACATATGTaacgttcaattttatttgaaaattttaaccttgtattcgaatacaacaccttgtagtcgaatacatatgttTGAATTTTACCACTGACTTgattttgtattcggctacaccatgtTGTAAAATGAAGTTTTAGCCACTGACTTAGTATTTATATTCGGCTACATCATCTCGTAGTTGAATACAAAAGTGTAGTTTTAGCTATTGACTtagcatttgtattcgactacaccatctcgtatttcaatacatatatttagttttagctactgacttgagtttgtattcgactacaatatgttgtagtcgaatacaacttagatttttgtcaaaaacttgattttcaaacattgttcattcattttgacactttgaatattattttgatacatATGCTAAAATGTAAGGTTCTCATGtccatttgaaatatatttatattagattgcatcatatACCTTACATTATAAGACTTCTAGCATATTGATTATAGTTGACTTGAttgttgacttctttttgagcttgtaaCTTGATCACTTTTCTTGGTCTTTGTCTTTATAgaaaacataagtattttacatGGTTTGGTGAAGTCGTTTGAAGGTGGTTCTGGTTGCAAACTTTAGAATATTGTTTGGGTTCTATTAGATATTGGTTGTTTGTAGACATTGGTTGGGTTCTTTGAGAATGAGGTGGAATGTGCTTACGGTTTTAGATTATTGTTATCTCAAATTTTAGATTGTTATAGTTTGATGTTTATTATTTTGCTGAACATAAATTGTTATCTCAAACTCTTTGATCAGGTATTATTGAAGAATATTTTCTTGAATGTATATTATTTTGCTTTGATGTATGCGGTTGTTTCATTTTGCACtaaatacaaacaaatatattttatgttttttgtaTGAAGCCAAGGTTATCGAATCGGTACAATATCGATGGATGTATCCTATTGAAAagtatgaatattttattattgacaattcatttaatgaaaaaggcatatatatctaaaataaatttaatttcaggTTTCTTCTGATCCTAATTGCATAAAGTTATTTGGTCAATGAATGTTTGAATGTTTGATCTTTTGTTTGCACTATCTATCTAGAGTAGCAAAAAGCTTTAATAGAACTAGAAGGAATGATGATAAA
The genomic region above belongs to Cicer arietinum cultivar CDC Frontier isolate Library 1 chromosome 4, Cicar.CDCFrontier_v2.0, whole genome shotgun sequence and contains:
- the LOC101500962 gene encoding U-box domain-containing protein 45 yields the protein MENCHRNNVGNLVLGHHTTKSPTFSTNFRLWNSLSAASFRRLIFDAVSCGGSSRYNNRRHSFEDEDPDDFSSTARSDSSFSDDKRQLKPKPNAKSEKLSDLLNMAESETEAEAKKKEEALEKLKQLVKDLHHEEDSAKRREAATTVRMLAKENLEVRGTLSMLGAIPPLVAMLDSEDLDSQIASLYALLNLGIGNDANKAAIVKVGSVHKMLKLIESSDGTDSAVSEAIVANFLGLSALDSNKPIIGSSAAMPFLVRTLKSLDKKSSTQAKQDALRALYNLSIFPANISFILETDLVPFLINSIGDMEVTERNLLILSNLVSTRAGRKAISAVPDAFPILVDVLNWNDSPECQEKVSYVLMVMSHKSYGDKQAMIEAGIVSSLLELSLIGTTLSQKRASRLLESLRIDKGKQVSGNYGGNLGATVSAPICGSSSSCAKPDGDGVGKECLEEEEDMMSEEKKAVKQLVQLSLQNNMRKIVKRANLPQDIVPSDHFKSLTSSSTSKSLPF